GACTTTAAATCGTTCAATTCTTTTTCACAAACCTTTTTCGATTCTGTCAGTTGCATGATTCTCGTTCTCGCGCCTTTGAGTACTTGTTTTGCACGCTCTTCCTTTTCAACACTGGCCTTGTTTAATGTTTCCACTTCTTTTTTCAGGGCTtctgtttcattttgtacagCCGTTAATTGGCGAGTCAGTTCCTCAGTACGAGCGGATAATTCAAGATTTGCCTGACGCAGCTCTTGCCTCCCCTCTTCCCTCAATTGATTTTCACGTTCCACATTTTGCACAGCTGTTCCAGTTGCTTGTAATTGTGTCTGTTTAGATTTCTCTTCCTCAAGCGTCTTAGTTAGTTCTTCAAATTGTGTCTTGTATTTCTTTGCGATTGTACGGATCTtcaattctttatttttggtATCATTCAGTACAACTTCTTTGTCTGTGAGTTCTTTACGCAGTACTGTTActtctttcaattttgcaGCTGAGTTAGCAAGTGATTCGCTCAAGTCTTGATTAAGCTTTCGGATATCCTCTAGGCTCTTGGATAATTGTTCGCTCTGAGATTGAATCTGACGTTGCTGTTGGATCAGTTGTTCTTCAAGTTTGGATTTCTCGACCTTCAGTAAATTCAATTCATCCATTTGTTTTGCATGCGTTTCACGCTCAGAAGTCAGCAGTTTACTAAGATTTTCTCGTTCACTTTGCAAACGTCGCCAGTCCTCGGGACTTGCTTTATTGGCTCTTTCTACAAGAGCATTGGCTCGTTGACGCCATCTAGTAGCTTCTGCTTTGAGGCTGTTATTCTCTTGTACCAGCGCTTCAGTTTTAGATGTTAATTCTCGAACTTTGTCACGAAGTGGTACCACTTCGGCCGAAAGTGCTGTTACTTTTGTAGTCAGATCTGATACTTGAACCAGTAGACTATCTCGCTCTTCTCTAAGGATACGATTCGAATCCGTGATAGCATTGAGCGTTTCAACTTTGCGTAATAGTTCAGAATGCTTTGAAGTTGTTACAACATCAATTTCCGATTCTTCACGTTGTGAGCTGAGCAATGTCTCTGCTTCCTTCATTCGTTTCTCCAATGCCTGTTATTATTCGGACATGAGTTATTAATATTTCTATACTTTCAAATACtaggaattttttaatactctATGCTGtgaccaaataaaaaaaaaatggaatggaATCGTTAATACTCACCTCAGCCTGTGACTTGAGTCTTAGGTTTTCCGCTCTCAGAACGTCAAACTTTGCAACAGCCAAGTCCTTTTCTCTTCTAAGATATTTCATTACTCTTAAGAGCTGTTCCGCTGATTTAGAATCATCTTCAAGTCCACTGAAGCTACGATTCATTGCTTCTAAACTGGTATCAGGGCTTATGGAGCAATTTGCGTTCAACTGTTGACTTTGGATAACAGCCGTCCGATCACTTAGCTCTTGTATTTGATCATGCAACAAGGAGTTTTGTGCGTCCAAATCTTTCATTCTGACTTGTAACTCATGAACTTCCTCATTTAACCGTTGTTCTCTTTCATGCCAGGCAGCCTTCTCAATTTGTAGTGATTCAATTGCGGAGTCCCGTTCTTGGGTAAGATGAGAGATTTTCTCTGTAACAGCACCTGATTCTTCTTTTAGTCGCGCGAGTGCCTGCAATAACATAACAATGTTATTAATTACGAGACACAAATACACGGACATTCGTAATTAGAGTACAAAATTTCGGACCAGAATGTATACAGAATATTTACCTGCAAGTCGGTGGAGTGCAGGAGCATTTCTCTAgcatatttttcttcagtttCTTTGACAGCATTTGATGCAGCTTGTAGATCACTTTGAGCTGTAAGCAACTCTTGTCTCAATTCCCCAAGTTCTTCCAATTGTCTTTCAGCAATATTTAGCTTTCCACGTAATTCTGAGTCTGTTTCATGGCATCCTGATTTAATACGACTAAGTTCGCCTTCTAAGTCTTGATTTTGCTGTTTAAGTGATGCTATTACAGCCTGCGTCTCCTGAAGATGTTGTTCAACTCCTTCCTTGTATTTGATTTGTTCCGCCGTCAACTCTCGGAGCTGGCTTTCAGAGCTTTCAGCTATATTACAATACTGTTGGCTGTGTTGGTGGGCTGCTTTCAACTGTTCTGAGAGTGATCTGACTTCTGCTTGACTACTTGTAAGTTGAATCTCAAGTTCCTTTAGTCGCTTGATCGTATTTTCATCTCCTGTGAGAAAATTAacatattttttgtacaataacAGCATCACAAttcttaaatttcaaaatcaaaaatgacgTTGCGTAAATATTTACCAATCATGGGTTTGGCTATTGAATGTGCGTTAGCTTGTCTAAGTCTAGCACTAAAATCTTCAATACGTCGTACATCTTCAATGTGAACTTCGCGAGCAGCTTCAAGGTCCGCTCGTAATTTCTCGACCATCTCACGTTCTTCTGTGAGCCGTTGCTGTGAGGTAGCCAACTGGCGTTCTAAGTGAGATGCTAATTCACGAAATCGATCTTGTTCTTCTTGAAGTCTTCTACGTAAAGCTGCACACTCGCTAGTAGCGTCATCGAGACGCTGTTCTGCTCGTAATTGACCCTCTGCTTGAGAACGTTCCAAACTGGCTTTAATAGCTTCCACATCTGCTCGTAGCAATGCTTGCGTTTGTCTCTCTCTGTGCAATACCTCCCGCTCTTTTAACAGGCGTCCCTCTGAATCTCGCAATAATTGCCTTTCTTGTCGTAGGTTTTCTAATTGCACCTCAGCTCGTGACAGACGAGCTTGTGCATCTAAAGTTTCGTCTTTCAATATCATTATACTCTGTTCATGTTTtcctgaaataattcaatcacTTAATATCGTTGACAAATTCATCAGTTTCAACTTATGATTAAGAATAATCGTAACTCCaaattaaatgtaaaataatgtaatatccTGGCACATTCATTCATCAAATCATTATTGGTTCATACAAGGGTACATTTTCATACCAATTGTTGTATTGTAGTTACTGCATTTTTCCTCAAGAACTTTAATTTGGGATTTGTATGAGCTGACATTGGCCTGTAGAAGATGGAATCGCTCATTAGCAGAATCCAATTGCGATTTCAATCGGCAACTGCGTGCAGAACTGGCCTCTGCCTCTTTTCTCAATCTCTCAATTTCTTCACCTAACATTCGTTCATGCGCAACTCGTTCTTTTCTATATGTATCATACTCGTCACACAGTCGTTTTAGCTTAGATTCCAATTCAgctatttttttatctttttcttctttttctttcttcttattttctctttcattttccttttgatCTACCTCCATTTCCACCTTCTCCTCGTCTGTAACAGACTCTCGGCGACTATTGGTTGAGGTCTGATTCAGACACTGCTGATACATATTCTTGTACATATCCCTTTGTCTTAACAAACCTTCAAGCATCTTTGATTGTCGGTCCTGCGCCGCTTGCATGTCAGATAGTTGTTCTACATACCTGAAATGAGACAAAATTTACTTTCGTATACCATTAAATGGGTTCCTTACGTCAAATTACACAGTGGGGTGTAATACATCATTGACTTGCTGTGAAAGTAATGTACCtatcaagtttttctttcatctccccagaattaatttcatcagttgccttttcaatttcttcttgTCTTGCAGATAATGTTCTGacaattgataacaatttTTGATTGTTTTCCTGTAATTCTTCAATATCTCTAAAGGTAACCAACTTTTTGCTGATAATTTGAGAAGATGCTAGGTCGTCAGACTCCATTATTGTGGAAGAGAGGACTGTCGAACCTCCACGACTCTCCTGGACTTCTTTAAGAAGGAAACAGACCtggaatgatgaaaaataactcTACTAACATGATCATACGACTGTACAGGTATTCCTATGAGATATTTGTCacatgataattttttttttttttgcactgaGTAGTGTTTGAGACATAACAAATGTAAATGAAGAAAtctaaattaaaatatatagaaATACCTGTCTAGCAAGATCCGCAAGCTCTGTCTTTAGCCGTTTATTTTCCCGAACATGGTGGTTAGCAATGCGCGAAGCCTCATCTGCAGATTCTTGCAAACGATGATTTTCAGCAAGAAGGTCATCAAGACGCGAAGTGAGCATTGTAACATTGGCAACTGCGGCTTCGTAATCGTCACGCTGTTGTTGCAGTACCGGTGCCTTATCTTCAAGTTCACGGAGTATTATATTCATTTGTGACTTTAATCgctcattttcttctttctcaaTTGCCAGTTCGTTGGTAGCATCAACCAATTGGGTATAAATTTGGGTCAGGCTGGAGCCTTTTTTCAACAGCCTACTTGCTACTGCTGCTGTTGGAGCCAGTTGCTCCACTGCGTGGTCTAACATTTCTATGGAGCACATAGTAAATAATTAAGTCAAAACGTTCTTAGCATGCTTACCTTTAATATATCGTATGGATGTCTGGTAATTCATCGAGCAACTTTCATGGATTAAGCTGATCAAGAAAAAGTATTCAAAAGTATGATCTAAACGCAATTGTTTTCACATCTAGCCTTAAATTCGATCGAAATTAGATACCCAACTTTAAAACTATACCTTGTTTGGCATCCTTCAGTAAATCATTCGCTCGTTCCAGCTCTTTTACAAGCTCCTCGATTTTTTGTGACTTTTCAGCGACCTCTTCATCAATTCGTATTTGTAAATCATTGTGCTGTGTTTCAAGCACACCGTACTGCTCGGTGGCTTGTTCAAGCAGGGATTGTAGTTCTTTAACAGCTGAACTAAATTCTTCAGCCTTGGCATTAGCTTCATCTGCCATTCCCTTATACAGATCAGCTAGTCTAGTTTGAGCGTTAACTTCCTCACGATAAGAAGCATGCATTGAAAGCTCATGAGCTCTTTGTTCTTCTAATTTTTGTGCCATTTCATCACAGCGTTTGATGATGAGGGAATTTCCTTCGCGGAGTTTACTAATCTCATCATTAGCTATTCGCAGTTCTTCCTCACGCTGTGAAAGTTGGGTTTCTGTCAACAGTGATCTCTTGGACGATTCAGTACGAACATTTTGCAGTTCTCCAGTGCGCCTTGATAGCTCTTCTTCTAAATTGGCCATCTGTTGAGATAAAAGGGTTCGCTCTTTCTCCAGACGCTGTTCCCTgtgaataaatgtatttacaaatttccaACAAGGATTTATATTTCTCTGTTAAAATACTTGAAACCTATGGATAACTTGAGTTAACAAATACAATATCTACTGACTTGTAATCTAAAGACATCTCGCGACTGCGGATCTCTTCAGTGTCAGCCAGAGCCTGACATTTGGCAGTCACCGCTGTCTGCAGCTGAGTACTGAGCATTTGCAGCTCGGCATGTGTACGCTCAAGTTCTGCATCTCGACGTTCAACCTGTAGTTGTAATGCATCTCTTTCATCTGTGGCTACATCCCGTTGACGTCTCAGCTCTCCGTTATCCTTTTCTAATCTATATAAAATGGATCAGTAACAGAATACTAAAATTGAGATGCGAAATATCTATTGTTTCAAAGGAATTCGAAGTCAATTAATTTGTTAGGCAACTCGTTATAGCCACTTTCTTTCACAGAAAAAACAACATATGCACATATATGTACTACCTGGAATTTAAGAAATGAATTGCCTGATCGTACATTTCTTGAAATGTAAACCCAGAGCTAGGAAGAAGCACACTAAAGATATTTATACCTTCTAAGTGATTCTTGTAATCTTGTTGCTTCAGACCTAGTTTCATCAACTTTGGTTTGAAGTTCATTTGTATATTTGTTGGCCAGTTCCAGTTTGCCTTTACATTCTTCCAAATCCAGTTTCTGCTCATTGTAATCCTTTTGTAGAGTCTCTAATTTTTGTTCTGGCAGATGAAGAAAGCAAAATTGGATGGTTAAACAGACATCAGTGAACAGTTTGAAGGGACTTTTGAAACGGTAAATATCGGAGGCAGAAAAGTAACGCTAATCTTACCGAGATTTTTTCTGGCAGTCTCAAAAACAGCTTTAGCAGTGATAAATTCTTCGAACCGTTCATCGAAATACGATTTCAACTTTTCGCTGACACCCTTTGGAATATGTGTAAGTTCTTCTTCATTCAATATGCTGCCTAGCACGTTGTGTGGGTTTTCTTCTATTGTTTCCATATCGTTTTCGCCGataattcacaaattttaatATGTATCCGCGTCTCTTTTTCGTGCAGATTCTACAATCTTCACCGGCGTTTGCGGTTGTCGGTTGATTTGTGAAGAAAATGGTGCCAGAAATACAGATTTAGGATTATTACCAACTTAAAATCATCGGCCGTCACGGTAGCATAACGGTGggtaaaagtaaaaagtaaCGTTATTGGTTAGTTCGTTGAGAACAGGTCTGACATTGGTCGACTTCCGTAATTATGCAGCCAGTGCTACCGTGATTGCTGCAGTCTTAGACCATATACTACTGGAGTTAGCTACCCATGCCGTCAAACTCGCAAATACTATGGCCGTGGCGATGAGAGAGCGCGACATATATCCACGTGTTACCCTGGATACTCCGTTTCTCTCACTCTGCATTTGATTGGCTGAGAGGAAACGCATTGGCCAACCAGGTTGTGAAGCGAGGGAGATAGGTAGTACATGGCATTGATAAACTATCTCACTCTCTCACTATACTTTCAGTACACGCGAGGCTACCTTGAGTAGTATATGCTATAAGGCTGCAGTTCACAAACAACTGTATCTCGAAGTAAAGGAAAAGATCAATGCTAGATGAGCATAAGCTACTCAAAAGCTACTGATAACAGGATACCAATTTTGAGTTTCACTCGCTCTATCAGATTGTAGGGTAGCCCTTCCATAGCCTCATTCTGCACGGATTTTCATCGCTGACAGCAATTTTCAGGTTAGGTATATACGCAATCGGAATTATACATTCCCGGGTTTTTTCGAGTCTGGGTAAGCAGCGGGAGATCGATGTCTTGGATCGATGTCGCTGTCTGTCGTCCAGCCAACAGTTGGCGTTCCCGATAAGTTCTGTTAGGGGTTCTGTGCTCCGAAAACTACCGACCACGTGGATTAATACGTTGTCAATTGCGCCGCAGGTAATGcggaaaatgtttttaaatatGGATACACATGTCggaataaaattgttaattcATCGCCAATGTTATCTTTAATGATACTTTATTAAATTCCAGCACTTTACAGTTGCATTTCATTTCTAATATTCCGAGCAGACTGCTTGTTTAACCTCGAATAATGTGTAACAGGATTGAAGTAGCGTGCTattttgtttcgatttttctaccTTGACGactattgtttaaaaattggtTATATCGTTACAAGTTGATATGAATTATATGTAATTTCAGGTACCCTTCGGCTGTGTTGTTTCTTTGCTTGAAGATTATCCAACATGACTAGATTTACCAGAGCCAAGGGCTCCAAAGCATCCAATGAACGTGTGCCTGATGAGGCTACACCATGGAGTATAATGAAAATGCAGCTTGAAGACAGTCAAACTGCATCCAAAGCTGTCACGAAAAAGCCAAAAACTGCTACTGAGTTACTTGCAGAGAAGGATGACCGATTATATTATGATACATTTGGGAATGTGAATCATGAATGGGCAGCATTTGACAACGTTCCAGAGTTACAatccaagaaaaataaaattgacaaattacACGATATCAAAGGCagcaaaaacaataaaaatcagAAGGCTGTTGAGGTACAGGGCTTAAATGATAACTCTTTTAAAGATCAAGTTCTTGCAATtccagtgaaaataaaaaacaaaaagcagAGTAACATTCAAGCTAGTAGTGATGAGATCGAAAATTCTAGTACTACTGGTCAAGTTAAACCAAAATCagctaagaaaaaaaaacttaatgTGACTGGAAACGAAACAGAAATGGCTGCAAAGATAACTGATATGTCAAAAAGTTCAGACATAAAGAACAAAGCTATCAATTCAACTCCTGGTGATACTCTGCTAGAGGCCAAGTCTAATTCTGTTGCGGTAGAAGACCTGTGTTCGAAATATAAGCAATGTAAggaatggaaaaagaaatccaAGAAAGCGAACCCTGATTCTGATATTGGTCAAGCGGCAATCGATTTGTTGCAGCAAAATCAGAAAGCTGAGTTATTGAACAGTGATTGTGCAGTGAAAGATAGCATTACTGAAGCCCAGGAAGAAGGATGTTCAGAAAAGTTGAGTAAACgccaaaaaagaaataaaaaaaaacagaagaaaataactAGCACCAATCTTGAGAACCAAAATCAAGCTACTACTGTAGACACACAGAAGAATCATAGTGCTGAAGGCTTTGATGTACAAGGAAATGAATGGAGTAATCAGGTCAAATTTGGAACACCAACAGTCCATTGTTCACATAGGCCTACGTCTACTGAAAGTGGAAATCAAATTGACCAATGTAACAattctgttaaaaaaaataaagaattcaGTAGAAAAAAcggtaattttgaaatacaagCCAATAGTAGTAGTGAG
Above is a genomic segment from Neodiprion pinetum isolate iyNeoPine1 chromosome 1, iyNeoPine1.2, whole genome shotgun sequence containing:
- the Mgtor gene encoding nucleoprotein TPR isoform X2 translates to METIEENPHNVLGSILNEEELTHIPKGVSEKLKSYFDERFEEFITAKAVFETARKNLEQKLETLQKDYNEQKLDLEECKGKLELANKYTNELQTKVDETRSEATRLQESLRRLEKDNGELRRQRDVATDERDALQLQVERRDAELERTHAELQMLSTQLQTAVTAKCQALADTEEIRSREMSLDYKEQRLEKERTLLSQQMANLEEELSRRTGELQNVRTESSKRSLLTETQLSQREEELRIANDEISKLREGNSLIIKRCDEMAQKLEEQRAHELSMHASYREEVNAQTRLADLYKGMADEANAKAEEFSSAVKELQSLLEQATEQYGVLETQHNDLQIRIDEEVAEKSQKIEELVKELERANDLLKDAKQEMLDHAVEQLAPTAAVASRLLKKGSSLTQIYTQLVDATNELAIEKEENERLKSQMNIILRELEDKAPVLQQQRDDYEAAVANVTMLTSRLDDLLAENHRLQESADEASRIANHHVRENKRLKTELADLARQVCFLLKEVQESRGGSTVLSSTIMESDDLASSQIISKKLVTFRDIEELQENNQKLLSIVRTLSARQEEIEKATDEINSGEMKEKLDRYVEQLSDMQAAQDRQSKMLEGLLRQRDMYKNMYQQCLNQTSTNSRRESVTDEEKVEMEVDQKENERENKKKEKEEKDKKIAELESKLKRLCDEYDTYRKERVAHERMLGEEIERLRKEAEASSARSCRLKSQLDSANERFHLLQANVSSYKSQIKVLEEKCSNYNTTIGKHEQSIMILKDETLDAQARLSRAEVQLENLRQERQLLRDSEGRLLKEREVLHRERQTQALLRADVEAIKASLERSQAEGQLRAEQRLDDATSECAALRRRLQEEQDRFRELASHLERQLATSQQRLTEEREMVEKLRADLEAAREVHIEDVRRIEDFSARLRQANAHSIAKPMIGDENTIKRLKELEIQLTSSQAEVRSLSEQLKAAHQHSQQYCNIAESSESQLRELTAEQIKYKEGVEQHLQETQAVIASLKQQNQDLEGELSRIKSGCHETDSELRGKLNIAERQLEELGELRQELLTAQSDLQAASNAVKETEEKYAREMLLHSTDLQALARLKEESGAVTEKISHLTQERDSAIESLQIEKAAWHEREQRLNEEVHELQVRMKDLDAQNSLLHDQIQELSDRTAVIQSQQLNANCSISPDTSLEAMNRSFSGLEDDSKSAEQLLRVMKYLRREKDLAVAKFDVLRAENLRLKSQAEALEKRMKEAETLLSSQREESEIDVVTTSKHSELLRKVETLNAITDSNRILREERDSLLVQVSDLTTKVTALSAEVVPLRDKVRELTSKTEALVQENNSLKAEATRWRQRANALVERANKASPEDWRRLQSERENLSKLLTSERETHAKQMDELNLLKVEKSKLEEQLIQQQRQIQSQSEQLSKSLEDIRKLNQDLSESLANSAAKLKEVTVLRKELTDKEVVLNDTKNKELKIRTIAKKYKTQFEELTKTLEEEKSKQTQLQATGTAVQNVERENQLREEGRQELRQANLELSARTEELTRQLTAVQNETEALKKEVETLNKASVEKEERAKQVLKGARTRIMQLTESKKVCEKELNDLKSKVESNSGESETSEHDARLAAIKSQMEGRISRLEHEKTEVHAEKEALLQRVNQLQRQLSSSTGGVSVANEPPTANIKPMSARSETPLASIRPMTVVVQSRTAAVLRTTVAAPVLVAPQQQQQQQQQQQQQQQQQQQQQQQQQQQQQQQQQQQQQQQQQQAVHTTETSSPTSSHSDYQPASTSSSSQTTTSNLRQLAVQPQLSEPAESTQREDPESVEPLSLQQQQCQQQPQQQQQTVALVSPRVEQQQQQQQQQQQQQQQQQQQAVASVSDQQQTVASSSTPSVSTSQGTSGHKRPRSLDTSASGSSVAEGGVEATKQEQSPSPKNKRSRQQEITPAPTASATDVEYQVPTSSQRDQDEEVEDGCVVVVDCDEGEGGGTHQVQEEEEFDHETYEEMEEEEELPYGVEGEGEVDNNEVEIIMEDDSTSVEVPRQVQPATTNNQQQQQSEAISSAGPTGEPPLPFVPRSSRGVAPMPRQQQQQHLLLPQQGYEDGGDDSIVPSTPTLFVPRRGDGFGEAVSSPQVPQGRFTFGDPSPTVTATATPTLATPTGPARAIFGSSGSGVAQVVQEGMDDTRMDLTQLEDAGTGRSVPTTPLQVSPAAADVPPSTSSGQSEEQEAPLSGVATATITATTDTSDESAIPSIRIVTVEQEAIQAEVTTETLELTPADVTSESEKQDEGGPSAGDDEVTEVEVEAEPAGAEVSTEEVEDEGREAEASPSCNTRSQKALAAAANNNRVTARRSNRSPFRSSRGQRPTPIIWENQSGRGHNPIRGGPQSRGGVSEGRARGSRGRRMRKFPYARF
- the Mgtor gene encoding nucleoprotein TPR isoform X1, with protein sequence METIEENPHNVLGSILNEEELTHIPKGVSEKLKSYFDERFEEFITAKAVFETARKNLEQKLETLQKDYNEQKLDLEECKGKLELANKYTNELQTKVDETRSEATRLQESLRRLEKDNGELRRQRDVATDERDALQLQVERRDAELERTHAELQMLSTQLQTAVTAKCQALADTEEIRSREMSLDYKEQRLEKERTLLSQQMANLEEELSRRTGELQNVRTESSKRSLLTETQLSQREEELRIANDEISKLREGNSLIIKRCDEMAQKLEEQRAHELSMHASYREEVNAQTRLADLYKGMADEANAKAEEFSSAVKELQSLLEQATEQYGVLETQHNDLQIRIDEEVAEKSQKIEELVKELERANDLLKDAKQEMLDHAVEQLAPTAAVASRLLKKGSSLTQIYTQLVDATNELAIEKEENERLKSQMNIILRELEDKAPVLQQQRDDYEAAVANVTMLTSRLDDLLAENHRLQESADEASRIANHHVRENKRLKTELADLARQVCFLLKEVQESRGGSTVLSSTIMESDDLASSQIISKKLVTFRDIEELQENNQKLLSIVRTLSARQEEIEKATDEINSGEMKEKLDRYVEQLSDMQAAQDRQSKMLEGLLRQRDMYKNMYQQCLNQTSTNSRRESVTDEEKVEMEVDQKENERENKKKEKEEKDKKIAELESKLKRLCDEYDTYRKERVAHERMLGEEIERLRKEAEASSARSCRLKSQLDSANERFHLLQANVSSYKSQIKVLEEKCSNYNTTIGKHEQSIMILKDETLDAQARLSRAEVQLENLRQERQLLRDSEGRLLKEREVLHRERQTQALLRADVEAIKASLERSQAEGQLRAEQRLDDATSECAALRRRLQEEQDRFRELASHLERQLATSQQRLTEEREMVEKLRADLEAAREVHIEDVRRIEDFSARLRQANAHSIAKPMIGDENTIKRLKELEIQLTSSQAEVRSLSEQLKAAHQHSQQYCNIAESSESQLRELTAEQIKYKEGVEQHLQETQAVIASLKQQNQDLEGELSRIKSGCHETDSELRGKLNIAERQLEELGELRQELLTAQSDLQAASNAVKETEEKYAREMLLHSTDLQALARLKEESGAVTEKISHLTQERDSAIESLQIEKAAWHEREQRLNEEVHELQVRMKDLDAQNSLLHDQIQELSDRTAVIQSQQLNANCSISPDTSLEAMNRSFSGLEDDSKSAEQLLRVMKYLRREKDLAVAKFDVLRAENLRLKSQAEALEKRMKEAETLLSSQREESEIDVVTTSKHSELLRKVETLNAITDSNRILREERDSLLVQVSDLTTKVTALSAEVVPLRDKVRELTSKTEALVQENNSLKAEATRWRQRANALVERANKASPEDWRRLQSERENLSKLLTSERETHAKQMDELNLLKVEKSKLEEQLIQQQRQIQSQSEQLSKSLEDIRKLNQDLSESLANSAAKLKEVTVLRKELTDKEVVLNDTKNKELKIRTIAKKYKTQFEELTKTLEEEKSKQTQLQATGTAVQNVERENQLREEGRQELRQANLELSARTEELTRQLTAVQNETEALKKEVETLNKASVEKEERAKQVLKGARTRIMQLTESKKVCEKELNDLKSKVESNSGESETSEHDARLAAIKSQMEGRISRLEHEKTEVHAEKEALLQRVNQLQRQLSSSTGGVSVANEPPTANIKPMSARSETPLASIRPMTVVVQSRTAAVLRTTVAAPVLVAPQQQQQQQQQQQQQQQQQQQQQQQQQQQQQQQQQQQQQQQQQQAVHTTETSSPTSSHSDYQPASTSSSSQTTTSNLRQLAVQPQLSEPAESTQREDPESVEPLSLQQQQCQQQPQQQQQTVALVSPRVEQQQQQQQQQQQQQQQQQQQAVASVSDQQQTVASSSTPSVSTSQGTSGHKRPRSLDTSASGSSVAEGGVEATKQEQSPSPKNKRSRQQEITPAPTASATDVEYQVPTSSQRDQDEEVEDGCVVVVDCDEGEGGGTHQVQEEEEFDHETYEEMEEEEELPYGVEGEGEVDNNEVEIIMEDDSTSVEVPRQVQPATTNNQQQQQSEAISSAGPTGEPPLPFVPRSSRGVAPMPRQQQQQHLLLPQQGYEDGGDDSIVPSTPTLFVPRRGDGFGEAVSSPQVPQGRFTFGDPSPTVTATATPTLATPTGPARAIFGSSGSGVAQVVQEGMDDTRMDLTQLEDAGTGRSVPTTPLQVSPAAADVPPSTSSGQSEEQEAPLSGVATATITATTDTSDESAIPSIRIVTVEQEAIQAEVTTETLELTPADVVTSESEKQDEGGPSAGDDEVTEVEVEAEPAGAEVSTEEVEDEGREAEASPSCNTRSQKALAAAANNNRVTARRSNRSPFRSSRGQRPTPIIWENQSGRGHNPIRGGPQSRGGVSEGRARGSRGRRMRKFPYARF
- the LOC124219769 gene encoding transcriptional regulator ATRX homolog gives rise to the protein MTRFTRAKGSKASNERVPDEATPWSIMKMQLEDSQTASKAVTKKPKTATELLAEKDDRLYYDTFGNVNHEWAAFDNVPELQSKKNKIDKLHDIKGSKNNKNQKAVEVQGLNDNSFKDQVLAIPVKIKNKKQSNIQASSDEIENSSTTGQVKPKSAKKKKLNVTGNETEMAAKITDMSKSSDIKNKAINSTPGDTLLEAKSNSVAVEDLCSKYKQCKEWKKKSKKANPDSDIGQAAIDLLQQNQKAELLNSDCAVKDSITEAQEEGCSEKLSKRQKRNKKKQKKITSTNLENQNQATTVDTQKNHSAEGFDVQGNEWSNQVKFGTPTVHCSHRPTSTESGNQIDQCNNSVKKNKEFSRKNGNFEIQANSSSEAHTENFFSDNSKRVNNNAQSLKAQKRKNGNNEKGEYKRRKPDEGVVNMMINGNEVQVVKYDGFPVKKEDADRLEQLKKNMIIKGIPRSDINIAMKLERRKAEKALARERKRVCFHCRKSGHNLSDCPELGRDEAGTGICFKCGSAEHTHFECRVVKGQEFRHASCFICREQGHIAKQCPDNPKGLYPQGGSCMICGDVTHLKKDCPDLIKEKEEANITADKIKNSQLESLQEDNINEKKADDQNKVRCKIVKF